Proteins encoded in a region of the Anopheles aquasalis chromosome 2, idAnoAquaMG_Q_19, whole genome shotgun sequence genome:
- the LOC126570760 gene encoding transient receptor potential cation channel protein painless-like, whose amino-acid sequence MSTQRFLDLSLSSPQHALAASLATNDLAEFKRALRNGASVNVRDQDAEYSIFEIACSTPGKKDFITTCLKQSALVAEINPKTNEYPIHLAALSEDCENLSALLESPRIVIDQKFEDRTALFLLFEKLSGDNYEKVFECIKLLLKHGANINTTDENSVSPIAKLVKGKERWRKDILEFCFKHYGVNVDFRNQQARKLIEKNFPDVTIPHYDMENITVEVLRSKLSASLEEDFLEAFRKFGAQKGALADNDFKDLLSLAVYRAKLEAAKMLVEPKMNNGMLPDASLLLSGLLAKCCNRGNVDMLQWLLSIIPKNEIGLINEDTLLSLLVKQIDASKDKNKCPYFKIMKMLLEDGRIDIDKPDSTTKRTALHYAVKYKIDHAQQLLLAKGASVSVEDMFSELPISDMDPFLLEKHLDSCVSSNDRKPGDDDYEVKIDLSNFVPPAHKANNSDPSRTPVGLLYEDEMLPILRMAQYSDMKHLLRHPVISSILLLKWFKLSVFFYINLLICTVFFVSFIFYVVFCYGRDDAPFKLFFYSLSLIGLLYLILRELIQFLLNMRVYIRSPENYMEIALILAACSVLLYEFGDDARRVASALVILLTALEFTLLVGTLPLLSISTHMVMLKTVSKNFLKCLVLYSIILIAFAFSFYTLFRVNDSNPSDTATTSEAPNADDDQFNQFSDIPLSLMKTAVMLTGEFEAANIKFQGVTYVVFALFLFFVSIVLFNLMNGLAVSDTTTIKAESELIGLIQKVFVIYKYENALKTSKPIRCITDNMAWLYPANSLQLFPNTVPLRHITIKPNRSNTILIPSLVERGSLDPEKGTLELKRSAESDRMLPQTDTFSTNCCVFRFNRGMDGKIVKYAMEILHSRQESVGSIEYRISRIEQSLESIKAMILALSTK is encoded by the exons ATCTGGCGGAATTCAAACGAGCCCTTCGCAATGGAGCCAGCGTTAATGTACGGGATCAGGATGCTGAGTATTCGATCTTCGAGATTGCTTGTTCGACACCCGGAAAGAAGGATTTTATTACGACATGCCTAAAACAGAGCGCACTTGTAGCAGAG ATCAATCCAAAGACCAACGAATATCCCATTCACTTAGCAGCGCTGTCCGAAGACTGTGAGAATTTGTCCGCGCTGCTCGAGAGCCCTCGTATAGTGATCGATCAGAAGTTTGAAGATCGTACCGCGCTGTTTCTGCTGTTCGAAAAGCTATCTGGAGATAATTATGAAAAAGTGTTTGAGTGCATTAAGCTGCTGTTGAAACATGGTGCCAACATTAATACCACTGACGAAAACAGCGTGTCACCAATAGCAAAACTAGTGAAGGGAAAAGAACGCTGGCGCAAAGATATCCTCGAGTTCTGCTTCAAGCATTACGGTGTTAACGTGGACTTCCGCAACCAACAGGCacggaaattaattgaaaagaatttCCCTGACGTCACCATCCCACACTACGACATGGAGAACATAACGGTCGAGGTTCTCAGAAGTAAGCTGTCGGCCAGTTTGGAAGAAGATTTTCTAGAAGCGTTCCGCAAGTTCGGTGCCCAAAAAGGGGCACTTGCTGATAATGATTTCAAGGATTTGCTCTCGTTGGCGGTGTACCGTGCAAAGCTGGAGGCTGCTAAAATGCTAGTTGAACCGAAGATGAACAACGGAATGTTGCCCGATGCGTCTTTACTACTCTCAGGACTATTGGCCAAATGCTGTAACCGTGGCAATGTCGATATGCTGCAGTGGCTGCTGAGCATTATTCCGAAGAATGAAATTGGATTGATTAACGAGGATACGTTGCTGTCTCTACTGGTGAAACAGATCGATGCGTCCAAAGATAAGAATAAGTGTCCTTACTTCAAAATCATGAAAATGTTGCTTGAGGACGGGAGGATCGACATCGATAAGCcggacagcaccaccaaacggaCTGCTCTGCATTATGCGGTGAAGTACAAGATCGACCATGCGCAACAGCTATTGCTGGCTAAGGGAGCCAGCGTAAGTGTTGAGGACATGTTCTCCGAGTTGCCAATCTCTGACATGGATCCCTTCCTGCTGGAAAAGCATCTCGACTCGTGTGTgtcatcgaacgatcgaaaaccGGGAGATGATGACTACGAAGTGAAGATAGACTTGTCGAATTTCGTCCCACCAGCtcacaaagcaaacaattccGATCCATCGCGGACACCCGTCGGTTTGCTGTATGAAGATGAAATGTTGCCAATACTTCGAATGGCGCAGTACTCCGATATGAAGCATCTTCTACGACATCCAGTGATATCCAGCATATTGTTGCTGAAGTGGTTCAAGCTGAGTGTATTCTTCTACATCAATCTGCTGATCTGTACGGTGTTTTTCGTGTCGTTCATCTTCTATGTGGTGTTCTGCTATGGACGAGATGATGCTCCGTTTAAGCTGTTCTTCTACAGTCTATCCCTAATTGGTCTCCTCTATTTGATACTAAGGGAACTGATTCAGTTTTTATTAAACATGCGAGTGTACATACGATCACCGGAAAATTATATGGAGATCGCTCTGATACTTGCTGCTTGCTCCGTCTTGCTCTACGAGTTCGGTGATGATGCTCGGCGAGTGGCCTCGGCGCTAGTTATACTTTTAACGGCGCTGGAGTTCACATTGCTAGTGGGAACGCTTCCCCTATTATCAATCTCAACTCATATGGTGATGCTGAAGACGGTTTCAAAGAATTTCCTGAAATGCTTGGTCCTGTACTCGATCATTCTGATCGCGTTCGCCTTCAGCTTCTATACATTGTTCCGTGTGAATGACTCAAATCCATCGGATACGGCCACAACATCCGAAGCACCGAATGCAGACGACGACCAGTTCAATCAGTTTAGTGACATACCTCTGTCTCTAATGAAAACTGCTGTTATGCTGACCG GTGAATTTGAGGCTGCAAACATAAAATTCCAGGGCGTTACGTACGTagtgtttgccctttttttgtttttcgtgtcAATAGTTCTCTTCAATCTGATGAATGGTCTTGCAGTCAGTGATACAACG ACCATCAAGGCGGAATCCGAGCTCATTGGCTTAATACAGAAAGTATTCGTCATCTACAAGTACGAAAACGCATTGAAAACATCAAAACCTATCCGATGCAT AACCGACAATATGGCTTGGCTGTATCCTGCCAACAGTTTGCAGCTCTTCCCGAACACTGTCCCGCTTCGACACATTACCATTAAACCCAACCGATCGAACACCATATTAATACCGTCGCTTGTAGAGCGTGGATCGCTAGATCCGGAGAAAGGAACGCTGGAGTTGAAAAGAAGCGCCGAATCCGATCGTATGCTACCCCAGACCGACACATTCAGTACCAATTGTTGTGTGTTCCGGTTCAACCGGGGCATGGATGGTAAAATTGTGAAATATGCAATGGAAATTTTACACTCGCGCCAAGAAAGCGTCGGTTCGATCGAATACAGAATATCACGCATCGAGCAGAGCCTTGAGAGCATCAAAGCGATGATTCTCGCCCTTTCCACCAAGTAA